From Candidatus Cloacimonadota bacterium, a single genomic window includes:
- a CDS encoding cobalamin-binding protein — protein sequence MRTSATQLLCLMLLFTAISCRKLPPQNTGKYVVLSPETAEIIAALGAAENIVGVTKECDFPEALKAKELVGNFGAIDMEKVISLAPKIVFVSGLEQEAISLDLQKLGIEVYRSYPRTVKEMYQEIIQIGKLIGKESEAKALKQDLEQSIATIVEENAGKARPDVYLEIYRDPLMSVADDSFVGEVIELAGGNNVFDRLERDYARVKAESVIKAAPDLMICYSRDTKENILSRKGWDRIPAIQNERIYFEEDMNPDLIQRAGPRCVEGMKALSALFDTWRIETQ from the coding sequence ATGAGAACCAGCGCAACACAATTACTCTGTCTGATGCTATTATTTACGGCTATTTCCTGCCGCAAACTACCCCCGCAGAATACCGGCAAATACGTGGTATTATCCCCCGAAACGGCAGAGATCATCGCAGCTTTGGGTGCCGCTGAAAACATCGTAGGAGTAACAAAGGAATGCGACTTTCCCGAAGCCCTGAAAGCTAAAGAACTTGTGGGAAATTTTGGCGCCATCGACATGGAGAAAGTAATCTCTCTGGCACCAAAGATCGTCTTTGTAAGCGGGCTGGAGCAAGAAGCAATCTCTCTGGATCTGCAAAAGCTGGGCATCGAAGTGTATCGCTCCTACCCCCGCACAGTAAAGGAAATGTATCAAGAAATCATTCAGATAGGCAAGTTGATTGGCAAAGAGAGTGAAGCCAAAGCACTGAAACAGGATTTGGAGCAAAGTATCGCCACTATTGTGGAAGAAAACGCTGGTAAAGCCCGCCCGGATGTGTATCTGGAAATCTATCGCGATCCCTTGATGAGCGTGGCAGACGATTCTTTTGTGGGTGAAGTCATCGAACTGGCTGGGGGCAACAATGTTTTTGACCGTCTAGAACGGGATTATGCCAGAGTAAAAGCCGAAAGTGTGATCAAAGCAGCTCCGGACCTGATGATCTGCTATAGCAGGGACACAAAAGAGAACATCCTTTCCCGCAAAGGTTGGGATAGGATTCCCGCAATCCAAAACGAACGCATCTATTTTGAAGAAGATATGAATCCTGATCTTATACAACGTGCCGGACCTCGCTGTGTGGAAGGCATGAAGGCTTTGTCTGCTCTCTTTGATACATGGCGGATTGAGACTCAATGA